The following are encoded in a window of Sorex araneus isolate mSorAra2 chromosome 11, mSorAra2.pri, whole genome shotgun sequence genomic DNA:
- the ANKRD22 gene encoding ankyrin repeat domain-containing protein 22: MASPILQALMAVGEMRKEKLGAWPICQAAYQNDFGQVWRWVREDSKYINVQDGFNGDTPLICACRRGHLRIVSFLLRRNADVNLTNQKERTCLHYAVKKKFTFFDYLLIILLMPVLLIGYFLMVSKTKQNETLIRMLLDAGVEVNAADYYGCTALHYACEMKNQNLIPILLDAHADPMIKNKRGESSLDIARRLKFSQIESMLRKAS; this comes from the exons ATGGCGAGCCCCATCCTCCAGGCTCTGATGGCAGTGGGGGAGATGCGGAAGGAGAAACTGGGAGCTTGG CCAATCTGCCAGGCGGCCTATCAGAATGATTTTGGCCAAGTGTGGAGGTGGGTGCGGGAAGACAGCAAATATATCAATGTTCAAGACGGCTTTAATGGAGATACTCCCCTGATCTGTGCCTGCAGGAGAGGGCACCTGCGGATTGTCTCCTTCCTTTTAAGAAGAAATGCTGATGTGAACCTCACAAACCAG aaagaaagaaccTGCCTGCATTATGCAGTGAAGAAAAAATTTACCTTCTTTGATTATCTACTTATTATACTTTTAATGCCTGTCCTGCTTATTGGGTATTTCCTCATG GtatcaaaaacaaagcaaaatgagaCTCTCATACGGATGCTCCTTGACGCTGGTGTTGAAGTTAATGCGGCAGACTAT TATGGATGCACTGCCTTACATTATGCCTGTGAAATGAAAAACCAGAATCTTATCCCTATTCTTTTAGACGCCCATGCAGATCCCATGATAAAGAATAAG CGTGGTGAGAGTTCCCTGGATATTGCACGAAGATTAAAATTTTCCCAGATTGAATCAATGCTAAGGAAAGCATCATAA